atacccagtccgcccctgcagtATCGCTGCAAGGTTTTGTAGCATTTCAATTTATTTCATTGGGGTCCAGGCGCAATATTTGATCTTCCGAATTTCAAAGTCTCGCTCTCGCTGTGTGAAAACTTCAATAAATGGCCTTTTTTTCGCTCTTCTGATACCGTCTAGGGCCTCCGACACTTCACTCATTTTCACTGATTTGATAAGGCAGCAAAGAAACAGCCAAGAGCGGTAATTCTTTTACTAACAACACCTTTCCGTTTACTGTTTTGAGAGGCacttaattattgattgttTAGAGATTATATATTTAGATTGGTCCGCCAGGTCGGGTTAACGCATGACTTCCTTTCGCCGTTAGTTTTGTAATCTCGTCTGGTTTTCTCCGTTTTCCTTTGACTGTGCTACCTCCACAGAACCCATCCCGCCTAGGCCGAACTAGGCGTACCAAAGCAAGtgtagaaaacatgaacatttgCTTCCCGTCGGACCGGGATATAAGCGTTATTTAATGTCttcaattatcttatcttatcttatataatacagacgttacttcaaaaaagaagatgattacgtcctacgcgtcatgcatttagtcatggatattaaccaatgacttaaattctgccaagtcactggttttcctggctatctcaggcaacttattccatgctctaatagcactagggaagaagcagcttttgtacaaatttgtcctagcatatgggacgaggaatgtgcctttatctttgtgtctttcagagtatttgattaaattttgtttttgcaaagAAAAATTCTGAGAAATTTAATTACTAGGCTTATGATCTTTTACTAACatcgttctcatttttttttagaggccGTAAATATCGATATTTAACACTTCATCTGTTAATACGAGCAGTTTGGCTGGCCCGAAACAGCTAACCAAAAGCGTCTAGTTATAGTGTTTACATATGAACGTCTTGAGCATGTGAGAACAGTGTAGAGAGCCTCACAACGTACCCAATGGTCTCAGGCCCAAATATTTATGGTGGCTGGCCTAAGCGTGGTATCCAATGACGCCTTAGTTTTAACAAAAGTTGAGAAACGTCTGGCTTGGACAAGTCcctcactcttttattttgtttagaggGAAGCATGAactagttttttgtttgttcctaGCTTCTGATATTTATGCTGAAAGTATTCCTGTGTGACCACGTCAGTTACCGCCACTGAATATGTGTTTCAATACGATCTctgtttgtacatttttttttttttatttagtacgTTTTGTAAATCTTTTCTCTGTTTTTCCCCAGAATGCCCTGCTGGTACCTATACAAATTCAAATCTTCAATGTACTAACTGCCAAGCAACATGTCCAAACAGTTGTCATGTAGATAGCGGCTCTTGCAACACTTGTGCTGGTTTCAGCAACCCACCAGCTTGTACTACAGGTCGCCTACGTCcaaaaacacattttacaaaatttacTAGGCTAACAACATGGAATTTTGTGACATacttttgctttgattttattttagatgagattttaatgttaaaccaagCTGCTAAAGGGAAGGGGGGCGGTGTTAAAATTCCAATCCAGTCTCAACATGTGACAAAAAATTTCTCTCTTTGGACTGTCGTTACTATGGCTCCAAGCATAGGCGTTGTGAGggaataaggaaaaaaaaagagggggggggctgATCAAAATTCCGTGAACAGTAGAAGAGTAAAACTATTATAACGAgttcaattaaataattagataattaaaagCTTTTTGATACACATACAtcaacaattttgttttgtgtttttgtttaaattctgAAGCCAGCGCTTCTCTAACTTTGtggcttcccccccccccccccccctgctagCGTGCTAACAAAGGAGCGCAAAATTGTTTttctctaaaacaaaacaaaacaaaaaaaaaaaaaacggttgtagcactatttatttaataataatattattaactatattttaaaataaattattacattaagTGAAGTCTTAAATCTGAAATATCTGAAATCTTAAAAACTTCTAATTCTgatctttcttactttttttactGTGAGGCGTCTAAAAAATCGACTTTTAAAGATCTTTTAAAGAAGACTAAGATaattgggcgacgtagagaattatatatatatacagacatgggcgtagccaggatttttttcggggggggggtgtttagGGGGaggactcctaaaatctgtcttagccatctttgttgagacacatttagtgtttttcaatttcggcagatgactattcactgcagtttatttatggagccccgccactggtagaaatgtgtaaccactcttgaatacgctcttggaattaagtgactgtagtttgctttagattttatatcgaaaagagaagttttatcgtcaaaatcatctgttgggggttttccacctcaaaatgctctgtagggggatcttaaactcaaaaccatctggaggggtttcaaactttaaacaaacgccatctgtagaagaggggtttaaactcaaaactcccgattggattggctacgctcaaataattttagtgtgtaatttgctttttttttatattgaaaaggtatttttagcattaaaccactctgaatgggggtttaaactcaaaaccccttttggcaacgctcatagcattttgagtgcgtaatttgctttttttcttacactgaagatgtattttttagcctcaaacccccctggcggggggtttaaactcaaaacctctttgtctgcattcatagattttagtgtgagtaatttgcttttatttatattgaagaggtactttttagcttcaaactccactggaggggagtttaaactcaaaacctctttgactacactcaaaacattttgagtgtataatttgctttgtttttattattaaagaggtattttttaccttcaaaccccgctgaagtggggtttaaactaaaaactaagtcaaaacccatttagctacgctcataacattttgagtgcgtaattaacttttttttatattgaagagggggtttatcgtaaattttggagggtgttttaaaatcaaaatctcccttaactgtgctcttggaattaggggattttcgtttgcatttttgttttttgttttgttttatagaagaggggggggggttaactgcaaaaaccccaagtagggggtttaaaactcaaaacccctagtagggggttttaaactcacaacccctggtaggggtttttaaactcgaacccccctggtagggggttttaaactcaaaaccccattggttgtgctggtgcaattgatggtttagtattaaaatctcacctaaaataaacaaaatcaaagcaaaaaatcattgactaaattccgatccccctttggaagggggggggatttcatttcgggggggggggggggtttgaaccccaaccccccccccccccccttggctacgcccatgtatacaGATAATACTAGATGCAATACCATTTGAcgattaaatttttaaaatatcaaattaaaGCATTTAGAAACACTACGGAGTATTCCAGTTCTATATAATACGTAAAACAGTAGAGTATTTTGTAGAAGCAAAATTATTGTAGAAATGAGCTAGGTATTGTACTACATTCTGTCGGGGCTGTGTTTTAAGCCTTAGCTCGTTTTCCAGGCCCCCGACGTTCAACATGCTGAATAATTAACTATACGTTACCACTATAACTTGCAATGAAAGGAAAGTAATTTTACTATGGACAAACTGATAAAGTAATATATCATTGAATATAACTAATATTGTAAGACAGCTATTATGTTAATCAAATAATCATTCTGCACCTTGCTGTCATATAGTACCAAAACAACAACCGTACAACACTGGCTCCACTGCTGGCTCTGGTGCAGATTGAACCTTAAATCCAATCACTAGCTCCCTGTAGAGAAGTaaaaaagacaaattgaaaagaccttatcttatataatacagtcgttacttcaaaaaagactAATCTAATACGCTATGGCAGCGAAACCACTGCGAAATGCAGTAATGCCTCAGATACTCACCCTATACAGGGGTACACAGACAAACCTCCAAAAAACGTTACATCAGCACAGTGACAGGAAAAACTCCATTAGCTAAAAGGCAATGGAACATAGAATTTGCTTTCAAAAATTGTGCAGCTTACAAGAATTGGTccttaatttaaataatataaccTACGTACCGACACTTGCCTTTGattttgtattaataataataatgacaatgcCTTCgtttccaaagattaaggatttgtattttatatttatataacaaatattcataaaaaagctaaaaagattctagaaataaaatgaccctttgggtcaggatgttgtgattttaccatcacaaaagatatGCAAGACAGCGATAGCAGAGACAAACAAACACAATCACTCTTTtattcccctggcaatcaaaacattaaaaagaaactaTCTGTtaaaaacttttcacatgtaaattgtgagtgagtctggtgtgaatgtacatttttgtttgaaaatagtAAGAAAAAATTTCCGTACGGATAAaaaggattattattattattattaaaattaaagtccACCACGCTGTGGTTGTCTCAACCCTCCTATGTTCCTATATtattcccctggcaatcaaaacattaaaaagaaactaTCTGTtaaaaacttttcacatgtaaattgtgagtgagtctggtgtgaatgtacatttttgtttgaaaatagtAAGAAAAAATTTCCGTACGGATAAaaaggattattattattattattaaaattaaagtccACCACGCTGTGGTTGTCTCAACCCtcctatgtggatctgagacattgTCGCGAACGAAAAGTCATTCTCGTAATTTTTGTCCTataattactctgtcctgtaacaaagccttctgtttcagggtagagatgacctgctttgagccatattaaggaagcagccttgtcgatattattattattattatcattttttaaaatacattttatttatactttcccTGTTCGTAAATTTTGCTCGTTACACATCTAGTCCCAAGGTCAAACCCCAATTTCTGCCATCCCATGCAAAAGATTTTGACTAGGatctaaaaattctttttttctcaataaTATTATGTACAACTATCCCAAGAATTATTATTCTTTCATACAGTTTGTGCAGCTGGTCGATTTGGAATCAACTGTACTCAAACATGTCCAACTATTTGTTTCAATACAACATGTGATTCTGTGTCTGGAGTATGTTTATTGTGTAGAGCTGGATATTATGGAAACTTTTGCGATAAAGGtttgactttttaaattatcaCTGAATCACAGATATAATctaattttacttttatatctCTAAGACCTAGTTAGTAATGTGATATTTGGACGAGTTATTCAAATTATTGTTGCATGAAAATTTTTTATTCACTATATTGCATTTGTACAAAAtatccccaccccctttttccAACAAATGTTATATAGATTACTTGATGTGATCACAATAGCATTATATATGTTTTGGCAGTTTGCAATGAAACAACATATGGACAAAACTGTTACCAAACCTGTTCCACGACCTGCACTAATAAGAGATGTAATTCAGTTGATGGGAAGTGTTTTCAATGCATTCCAGGTTTTACTGGAGACTTCTGTAGTCAATGTAAGTAGAACTATAAGTGATATTCTACTATTTCATGCAGTTAAATTTTTCACCATTATTTTTTCCTCAATATTAAACGAACTCATATGTGGCCCCTAGGAGGATCAGTCGCTAAAATCATACCTCGTCTCGCCAGTGACTTGGATTAAACATGAGACCATTATTATAACTTTGGAATAAGTGTGTACGGAGAAAAATCACGATACTTGTTGATATCATTAAAAACATTGTATGTTTAGTTCATAAATGTATGTGCAAATTACATatataataaactttttaaaaaatgagttcAGAAGAATGAGTcgtataacaaatgaatattcacattttgttAGCATGACAATGAGTAAATTCACTTAATTTAGAGATccttcaggacagaaaactAAAACGTAAAGTAGTTATAATACATTAAACTATAATTTAGAAATACTAAAACAAAGCTTagtaaaatacttagaaagaccataaggcatatttcttattatttgtgcaaatgctctttcttccccagtgctattagagcatgaaatgggttgcctgagccagccaggaaaaccagtgacttggcagacttTAAATCACTATTAAAAtgaatgattagattgacagaGGGATACGCGCGTAGGACACAAATGTCTTCTCATAtggagtaacgtctgtaatttataacatctatatatataattctctttgtcgctcaagagtttggacgagaggAAGTAAGAAGAAGGAAATGAAAGATCATTCTCTTCTTTCTggggatagtcaccccacgaaaaaacaagagggggggggagaacaagtattcaccggtcacaaatgatggctgcctggtcgtgcggtttgagcgctggactgtcgtatggatttatcaaaccctgcccgctcccatcccccttcgtcctgcaggaggtttggaccaggaagttaactatcttcaactctgaaggaacatccaaaacatgtaaaacattttacaagcaaacattttacaaacactaaatagcagggacggacttaaccattgtgaccaagaagtcatggaaaaagAATAAGTAATCGACTATGTATAAtaacccgtcactaaatagcagggatgGACGTAACCATTGTGGGGCACTATGTGAAACGGaattcgcggggcccagtttgggtagggatacggattataagtgaaaattaatttttatattagaaaatacattcatctttgcattttaCTCATcatttactacgtacagaattactttacgagccttgcgtgtagcgaagtcatacagtatatcataaaaaaataatatttcttacaTAGATCACGCCCAATAGCAAGAAtcaccaaatgtttcaatctatctacgagaattgttgaacttaagaaattcttcattagtttgaggagcGGGATTATGCCATTTATTTTTAgtgcgtaggattggcattttcgatattgaatgacaccccaaaatgacaatttttgtcaatatatttcaggagatttgtatgtgttttctaaagattttaataatttccagatatttccaggaatttttcttatattttgcaataTCAGGaattatacaatggtttaatttaataattttcacacatagaattagctatgaaagtgaggggcccactgcggtcgcataaatACGTAGCCCACTGCAGTTCCCTAAGGCctgccctgcaaaatagcggtgtatgctacgccgccagTAGACTAGTAAGATAAGAATCTGTTATGTCGTCAAAACTGAAAGTAGTAAATTTTGGATCACCAGACAAGATGTTCTTAAACCATAATGATATGATATATGATATGATATATGATATGATAtatgctatgctatgctatgctatATGCTATATGCTATATCCTATATGCTATATGATATGATTTGATATGTTATGacatgatatgatatgatatatgGCATGGCatgatattataatattatattgcTAGATTGTAAAGAAACAACCTATGGACAAAATTGTTCGCTAAACTGTTCAACAAAATGTCTTGATCAGAAATGTGATCCAGTCAATGGAAAGTGTAAAGTGTGTATTCCTGGTTATAAAGGAGACTTCTGTGCTCAAAGTAAGtagcattttactttttaaaggcCTACAAAAGTGGAATTATTTTTgtctggtctgtctgtccgtccgtgcATTCCGTTTAGAATGCAGAAActagaaaattatttattatgatattatAGATCTTTCAAACTTGTGATAAAACggctaatttttgttttgtaaagcgaaatctttaattttttaaaattaaccaagcaaacataaaatacattCATTTTACAACTTCGCCTTCACCATctttacctattccttagtctgttggatcgttggggcaccatgcaagatttgtagACATTTTTCTACATTCCTGTCTTTtcccttggatagaacctctttcactGACGTGCCCATCCATTCACTtattttgtcttcccatcgctttctctgtctgtttctTCTCCTTTTTCCTGGTGAAAgtttttgcgagccctgaagaccttgtaatatggacttagagttttagtttgtgtttttgttatATATCGGTATATCACTTATTTTCTGACACCATATGTTGTTGTTCAGTCATTTGTTCATAGCTCTAAACAGTTGATACAACCATACCACTTTGTAATAtagtatatcttttttttttaaaatacactttCAATTACATGAACAAACTTCTCTAGTGAACAAAATACAAAACGTTTATTAACAATATACACAGACTGAACTTGAGTTTGTAacgatttaaaatatttcaataaataaaacgcATTACAAATACAGGTTTACTctcgcattaaaaaaataatgtatttaaaaattaatttgactattgctttttataatataataagattatttatttatatagccTGCAATGAAAAGACATATGGACAAAATTGTTCGTTAAACTGTTCCACAAAATGCACTGATCAGAAATGTGATCCAGTCAATGGAAAGTGTTACTTGTGTATTCCTGGTTATATAGGAGACTTCTGCAATCAAAGTAAGTAGAAATCCACTTACTGTAATTATGTTATGTATTTGATAATTTTTTGGGTTATAACAGTTAGAGATTATCTGTGATTCCGAGCAAAGGTCGTTACAAATCATCTTTTCAAACTATTGCTTTATATAATACTAGCCAAATATTATCCatggcctgcgggccttagttagGGTACTACTGAattagtggattggatttaggcCTATGTTAAATACCGCAAATGttcccttcattttttttttgccacgaaataaaaatagccAAATATTATTCATGGCCTGCAGGCCTTAGTTAGTATTGCTTAGTATTGCTGAATTAGTGGATTGAAattagtggattggatttaggcCAATGTTAAATATTGCGAATGTTCCCTCCACttttttgccatgagaataaaaATAGGATTACAGTTTAGCTCACATATTCATGCGATCAAATATAAATactgttaaaaatgttttgctcTTTAATAGAGGTAAATttaggtattttattttatttttaggccCCCCTTCCGGTCGTGAGGGTACATACTCTACAGTCTCcaccatgatctaaggaacatttatgccaaattttatcaatattggttatacggttttgatttctatgtgggAAACACATACATAGGCCTAGATACATATGCCATACattctgttttatatattagataattaaattatttatttatatagcttGCAATGAAAAGACATATGGACAAAATTGTTTGTTAAACTGCTCCTCGAAATGTACTGATCAGAAATGTGATCCAGTTAACGGAAAGTGTATATTGTGTATTCCTGGTTATATTGGAGACTTCTGTAATCAAAGTAAGTTGAATgcgatttaatttaattatgttaGGTAGGCCTGTTTGATAATTTGTTTGgttacaaaatttttaaaaacaaaattgaaaatgcccAAAAAATCGTATTTGTCTTTGAATCTTTTGACCTCCCTCTGCgtgtgcgcccccccccccctgagttTTGAGCCCGGGTCAAGATGCTATcaatatacacaaaaaaaaataaaaaataaatttaaatacttaaaatgtatgttgttttatgtatgtttattttttaaaaattgttaacaGTTTGTTGTATGCAACAATATTTTTGTTCTAGCCTGTAACTCTACATTCTTTGGACAAAATTGTACTGGGCAATGTTCAGAAAACTGCACAGATCAAAAATGTAATCATATTAGTGGAACTTGCAATTCGTGCTATCCTGGTCACCAAGGAGATGTCTGCAATCAATGTaaacaatcttatcttatatttttttcatgtacATACATCATTTTAATTTGAGGCATATTGATTACATATTGTATTTATTATCAGCCTACATTAACTGTTTAACCTACCAATTATAAATCCAAATGTGCTAGCGTATTATAAACCTAATCCGTAAATTAATTATACGCTGTTGATAGATCAAATAGAAGTAGGTGAGGAATTTGTCTTAAGAAATTAACTTTTGTGATGATCCTTTATTTAGGAAAATGAACCAAGATTACAATTGACATTTTAATGAGTAG
The DNA window shown above is from Biomphalaria glabrata chromosome 5, xgBioGlab47.1, whole genome shotgun sequence and carries:
- the LOC106050576 gene encoding multiple epidermal growth factor-like domains protein 10 → MAAKPLRNAVMPQILTLYRVCAAGRFGINCTQTCPTICFNTTCDSVSGVCLLCRAGYYGNFCDKALYMFWQFAMKQHMDKTVTKPVPRPALIRDVIQLMGSVFNAFQVLLETSVVNKCDPVNGKCKVCIPGYKGDFCAQTCNEKTYGQNCSLNCSTKCTDQKCDPVNGKCYLCIPGYIGDFCNQTCNEKTYGQNCLLNCSSKCTDQKCDPVNGKCILCIPGYIGDFCNQTCNSTFFGQNCTGQCSENCTDQKCNHISGTCNSCYPGHQGDVCNQCKQSYLIFFSFCNRTSYGQNCSLNCSASCVNESCHPVNGTCDLCYSGYHGDYCEDECQETKYGQNCLENCSSSCTENKCHHINGTCNLCYPGFHGDFCNIICPPGQFGQNCSGVCNSNCNNILACNNVDGHCYNGCKDGYIGNQCDKECENQHFGLNCTQTCSVNCLPNSTKACNHVSGACLYGCAEDYSGTFCQSQGTLHFKVS